The following coding sequences lie in one Allochromatium vinosum DSM 180 genomic window:
- a CDS encoding cadherin-like domain-containing protein encodes MLEQHIGKIESAAILCDQYGSWLSIKEESLLDFSGDNISIHGGDSISFEKMLLGENVTPWTESEEPFSYLGGFITGQSDFSVKEFSYGLKIAGGLSAGTFDLDYPISYALTLPENVQPGSYFTIDTEFFSTENAYFEIDGPGFDFELIAGLNLEIEGATDVNVNFLGRSIPFELSASIKSKEEITIFDTSKLLPSDYNHDGEYLDYGINIDPNALDGKTSVLGSDPDPKLEITAMPKDPYAWASLDIDDILGMTQLAFSKADFETRIFGLEAEVGLFSADLLVAASPYLKGTVNADGVEVQLTTSYGETKTGKLGDDFSFYLPDDYQYGDFSLSTDYKLSGDVSFEYGIQIEGGFKIKFGEIETDFGWFGFGSTSFSLLEFSPKIAFPIPLSNERLIDLSSIPALNTTHIILSDKNQPTDMVSPSNDGPVYSRVSAEILNAQEYWQSGYGRAWSIAEGDTNHAVTIRLTREGSINTAARVDYGFSFGNEVDDGDFIGGQPVAGAVDFAPGETSKDILVHLRGDSDAEANEILDFYLTSDNAFIDDSQARLIILSDDGLKITGSGLIVGTPDKDVIFSINQEDINQEEGNTILAGADNDQVTVGRNGGTVADGGSGTDRLILDWSAARTDGEYTWLGFSTYDTETATWQTFDDYTVHLSDLKAALASADTLRLDLSYRYGYDSWLEFKNFEQLELTATAGDDLLVHRASGRYDGQAETDTLYADFSTTTEAVLWDNRDPSVAQTLLDGSTVVNIERMLLATGSGNDVIKNTHANSGNDEIDTGAGDDTIEAGGGNDEIDTGAGDDTIDAGNDGGNIEAGDGNDQVTVGRNGGTVADGGSGTDRLILDWSAARADGEYTWLGFSTYDTETATWQTFDYYTVHLSDLKAVLASADTLRLDLSYRYGYDSWLEFKNFEQLELTATAGDDLLVHRASGRYDGQAETDTLYADFSTTTEAVLWDNRDPSVAQTLLDGSTVVNIERMLLATGSGNDVIKNTHANSGNDEIDTGAGDDTIEAGGGNDRIKGGSGTDTAVFSANFADYRIDTIEGGVSVSDLSGNGDGVDELYDVERLQFLDQTINLINHAPTASNRTISTKEDVARVLAVANFGFRDVDAGDSLQAVMLTSLPTAGSLKLNGTAVTVNQVVTVADLAAGKLIFTPAANANGSGYASFGFKVSDGTAFSTAAYRMTVDVGAVNDTPTASNRTISTKEDVARVLAVANFGFRDVDAGDSLQAVMLTSLPTAGSLKLNGTAVTVNQVVTVADLAAGKLIFTPAANANGSGYASFGFKVSDGTAVSTAAYSMTVNVTAVNDAPTASNRTVSTKEDVPKVLKVADFGFSDLDANDSLQAVKITSLPTAGSLKLNDTLVTVNQLVTAADILANKLIFIPAANANGSGYASIGFKVSDGKATSTATYSITIDVTLVRDDLILKGTSGNDTLTGDMIDLGSYDRLIGLAGNDSLFGLAGNDTLEGGAGNDILNGGKGSDRMIGGDGSDIYYVDNTGDVVSETNANASTGGIDSVYSSLTDYTLDPNVENGRILSTGTANLTGNQLNNLLKAGIGNNILTGGTGTDTVSYVVGATTEKTGVTLNLALTTAQETGGSGTDTLVGIENLIGSAYADKLTGNSGRNNLSGGVGNDILNGGAGNDILNGDTGNDTLNGGAGNDTLSGGAGKDILNGGAGNDILNGGTGIDIFRFDTALNAASNLDEINNFSVADDTIQLENAIFVKLKMPGTLSATNFRASIDGSAADNNDFILYDTDSGALFYDADGSGTASAIQFAIIGITPALTASDFIVT; translated from the coding sequence ATGCTTGAACAACACATTGGGAAAATAGAGTCCGCAGCAATTTTATGCGATCAATATGGTAGTTGGCTTTCAATAAAAGAGGAGAGCTTATTGGATTTTAGTGGAGATAATATCTCGATACATGGCGGCGACAGTATCAGTTTTGAAAAAATGCTACTAGGCGAAAATGTTACGCCGTGGACAGAGTCTGAAGAGCCATTTAGTTATCTAGGTGGATTTATAACCGGTCAATCCGATTTTTCTGTTAAAGAATTTAGTTATGGGCTTAAAATTGCGGGCGGATTAAGTGCGGGAACATTTGATCTCGACTATCCAATAAGTTATGCGCTGACATTGCCGGAAAATGTTCAGCCTGGTTCGTATTTTACGATCGATACCGAATTTTTTTCAACTGAAAATGCTTACTTTGAAATTGATGGGCCTGGTTTTGATTTTGAACTTATCGCGGGACTGAATTTGGAAATTGAAGGCGCAACAGATGTAAACGTAAATTTTTTAGGGCGATCTATACCTTTTGAATTGTCAGCTTCTATCAAAAGCAAAGAAGAAATAACTATTTTTGATACATCAAAGCTTCTTCCGTCTGATTATAATCACGATGGGGAATATTTAGACTATGGCATAAATATCGATCCCAATGCTTTAGATGGTAAAACGTCTGTTTTAGGAAGTGATCCTGATCCTAAGCTTGAAATTACGGCAATGCCGAAAGACCCTTATGCATGGGCTTCATTAGACATAGATGATATTCTGGGTATGACTCAGCTAGCTTTTTCTAAAGCAGATTTTGAAACCAGAATTTTCGGCTTAGAAGCCGAAGTAGGCTTATTTAGCGCGGATCTGCTTGTTGCGGCTTCGCCTTATCTAAAGGGAACTGTTAATGCAGACGGTGTTGAAGTGCAACTTACAACATCTTATGGTGAAACAAAAACAGGAAAACTTGGTGACGATTTTTCTTTTTATCTACCTGATGATTATCAATATGGAGATTTTTCGCTTTCGACTGACTATAAACTTTCAGGGGACGTTTCTTTTGAATACGGCATTCAGATTGAAGGCGGTTTTAAAATTAAGTTTGGCGAAATTGAAACGGATTTCGGCTGGTTTGGTTTTGGTTCGACTAGCTTTAGCTTGCTTGAATTTAGCCCTAAAATTGCTTTCCCAATTCCACTTTCAAATGAGCGTCTGATTGATTTATCGAGTATTCCAGCTTTAAACACTACGCATATCATTTTGTCTGATAAAAATCAGCCGACTGATATGGTTAGCCCTAGTAATGACGGGCCTGTTTACTCAAGAGTAAGCGCCGAAATATTAAACGCTCAAGAATATTGGCAATCAGGTTACGGTCGAGCTTGGTCGATAGCTGAAGGCGACACGAATCATGCGGTCACTATTCGTTTGACTCGTGAAGGTAGTATCAATACGGCGGCTCGCGTTGATTATGGTTTTAGCTTTGGCAATGAAGTAGATGACGGTGACTTCATTGGCGGCCAACCAGTCGCAGGGGCTGTTGATTTTGCGCCAGGTGAAACGTCTAAAGATATTCTGGTTCATTTGCGTGGCGATTCTGATGCAGAAGCCAATGAAATTTTAGATTTTTATTTAACATCAGACAATGCCTTTATTGATGATTCACAAGCCCGTTTGATTATTCTTTCTGATGACGGACTTAAAATTACTGGAAGTGGCCTGATAGTGGGCACGCCAGATAAAGATGTCATTTTTTCTATTAATCAAGAAGATATTAATCAAGAAGAGGGGAACACTATCCTGGCAGGTGCGGATAACGATCAAGTCACGGTCGGTCGCAACGGCGGCACGGTAGCCGATGGCGGCAGCGGCACCGACCGCCTGATCCTGGACTGGTCAGCGGCGCGGACGGATGGGGAGTACACCTGGCTGGGTTTCTCCACCTACGATACCGAGACGGCGACGTGGCAGACGTTCGATGATTACACCGTGCATTTAAGCGACCTGAAGGCGGCGCTGGCGAGCGCCGACACCCTGCGTCTGGATTTAAGTTACAGGTATGGCTACGACTCTTGGTTAGAGTTCAAGAACTTTGAACAGTTGGAGCTGACTGCCACGGCCGGTGATGACCTGTTGGTGCATCGGGCGAGTGGACGCTACGACGGTCAGGCCGAAACCGACACCCTCTATGCCGACTTCAGCACGACCACCGAAGCCGTCCTGTGGGACAACCGCGACCCGAGTGTGGCGCAAACGCTGTTGGACGGCTCCACGGTCGTCAATATCGAGCGGATGCTGCTGGCGACCGGCAGCGGTAACGATGTCATCAAAAACACCCATGCCAACAGCGGTAACGACGAGATCGACACCGGCGCGGGCGATGACACCATCGAGGCAGGTGGCGGCAACGATGAAATCGACACCGGCGCGGGCGATGACACCATTGATGCAGGCAACGATGGCGGAAACATTGAAGCGGGCGACGGGAATGATCAAGTCACGGTCGGTCGCAACGGCGGCACGGTGGCCGATGGCGGCAGCGGCACCGACCGCCTGATCCTGGACTGGTCAGCGGCGCGGGCGGATGGGGAGTACACCTGGCTGGGTTTCTCCACCTACGATACCGAGACGGCGACGTGGCAGACGTTCGATTATTACACCGTGCATTTAAGCGACCTGAAGGCGGTGCTGGCAAGCGCCGACACCCTGCGTCTGGATTTAAGTTACAGGTATGGCTACGACTCTTGGTTAGAGTTCAAGAACTTTGAACAGTTGGAGCTGACTGCCACGGCCGGTGATGACCTGTTGGTGCATCGGGCGAGTGGACGCTACGACGGTCAGGCCGAAACCGACACCCTCTATGCCGACTTCAGCACGACCACCGAAGCCGTCCTGTGGGACAACCGCGACCCGAGTGTGGCGCAAACGCTGTTGGACGGCTCCACGGTCGTCAATATCGAGCGGATGCTGCTGGCGACCGGCAGCGGTAACGATGTCATCAAAAACACCCATGCCAACAGCGGTAACGACGAGATCGACACCGGCGCGGGCGATGACACCATCGAGGCAGGTGGCGGCAATGACCGCATCAAAGGAGGGAGCGGAACCGACACGGCGGTTTTCTCCGCAAACTTCGCAGACTATCGAATTGATACCATTGAAGGCGGTGTAAGCGTCAGCGACCTTTCTGGCAATGGGGATGGTGTCGATGAACTGTATGATGTGGAACGGCTACAGTTTTTAGATCAAACCATTAATTTGATTAATCACGCCCCAACGGCAAGCAATCGCACGATCAGCACGAAAGAAGATGTGGCCAGGGTGCTGGCGGTGGCTAATTTCGGCTTCCGCGACGTGGATGCGGGCGACAGTCTGCAAGCGGTTATGCTCACCAGCCTGCCGACGGCGGGCAGCCTCAAACTCAATGGCACGGCCGTCACGGTCAATCAGGTGGTAACCGTGGCCGACCTGGCCGCCGGCAAGTTGATCTTCACTCCGGCGGCCAACGCCAACGGCAGCGGCTACGCCAGCTTCGGCTTCAAGGTGTCAGACGGTACGGCGTTCTCGACGGCAGCCTACCGCATGACCGTTGATGTCGGGGCGGTGAACGATACGCCGACGGCAAGCAATCGCACGATCAGCACGAAAGAAGATGTGGCCAGGGTGCTGGCGGTGGCTAATTTCGGCTTCCGCGACGTGGATGCGGGCGACAGTCTGCAAGCGGTTATGCTCACCAGCCTGCCGACGGCGGGCAGCCTCAAACTCAATGGCACGGCCGTCACGGTCAATCAGGTGGTGACCGTGGCCGACCTGGCCGCCGGCAAGTTGATCTTCACTCCGGCGGCCAACGCCAACGGCAGCGGCTACGCCAGCTTCGGCTTCAAGGTGTCAGACGGTACGGCTGTCTCGACGGCGGCTTACAGCATGACCGTCAATGTCACAGCGGTGAACGATGCACCGACGGCGAGTAATCGCACCGTCAGCACGAAAGAAGATGTGCCTAAAGTGCTGAAGGTAGCTGATTTCGGTTTCAGCGACCTGGATGCAAACGACAGTCTGCAAGCGGTCAAGATCACCAGCCTGCCAACAGCGGGTAGCCTGAAACTTAATGACACACTCGTCACGGTCAATCAGCTCGTCACGGCAGCTGACATCTTAGCCAACAAACTTATCTTCATCCCAGCGGCTAACGCCAACGGCAGCGGTTATGCCAGCATTGGTTTTAAAGTCAGCGACGGCAAGGCAACCTCAACAGCAACCTACAGCATCACTATCGATGTAACGCTCGTCCGCGACGATCTCATTCTTAAGGGGACAAGCGGAAATGATACACTCACTGGCGATATGATCGATCTGGGTAGCTATGATCGCCTGATCGGTCTGGCGGGCAATGACAGTCTCTTTGGTCTCGCCGGTAACGATACGCTTGAAGGCGGTGCGGGCAATGACATCCTGAACGGCGGCAAGGGGTCTGACAGAATGATCGGTGGCGACGGCTCCGATATCTACTATGTAGACAATACGGGCGATGTCGTCAGCGAGACCAATGCCAATGCGAGCACTGGCGGCATCGATAGCGTTTATTCTTCGCTTACCGATTACACGCTTGACCCGAACGTCGAAAATGGCCGCATCCTGTCCACCGGCACGGCTAATCTTACCGGCAATCAACTCAACAATCTGCTCAAAGCTGGTATAGGCAACAACATTCTTACCGGTGGCACAGGCACCGACACAGTGTCCTATGTTGTCGGTGCCACAACAGAAAAAACCGGTGTCACTCTCAACCTAGCTTTGACTACGGCACAGGAAACCGGCGGCTCCGGCACTGATACCCTAGTCGGAATTGAAAATCTTATCGGCTCTGCTTATGCCGATAAGCTCACCGGTAACAGCGGGCGCAACAATTTAAGCGGCGGCGTAGGCAATGACATTCTGAACGGCGGCGCGGGCAATGATATCCTGAACGGCGATACGGGCAATGACACCCTGAACGGCGGTGCAGGCAATG
- a CDS encoding DUF4347 domain-containing protein has protein sequence MTSARNIFFIDARVADAQTLIDHLPAGSEWFMIDADQDGLAQMQAALAAHDGDLDSIQILSHGASGALLLGSTVLDHDTLSTYRSQLGSIGSHLTESGDLLLYGCNVAQGESGQRFVEKIAQMTGADVAASEDITGGQSNNGN, from the coding sequence ATGACCTCCGCGCGCAATATCTTCTTCATCGACGCTCGCGTTGCTGACGCTCAGACGCTGATCGACCACCTGCCGGCGGGTAGTGAATGGTTCATGATCGATGCCGATCAAGACGGCCTCGCGCAGATGCAGGCCGCGTTGGCGGCGCACGATGGCGACCTCGATTCCATCCAGATCCTCTCGCATGGTGCTTCGGGGGCGCTGTTATTAGGCAGCACGGTCCTCGACCACGACACGCTTTCCACCTATCGCAGCCAACTCGGCAGCATTGGCAGCCATCTGACGGAATCGGGCGATCTGTTGCTTTATGGCTGCAATGTGGCTCAGGGCGAATCAGGGCAGCGCTTCGTTGAAAAAATTGCGCAAATGACCGGAGCCGATGTTGCCGCTTCCGAGGATATAACCGGCGGGCAGTCTAATAACGGCAATTAG
- the fliP gene encoding flagellar type III secretion system pore protein FliP (The bacterial flagellar biogenesis protein FliP forms a type III secretion system (T3SS)-type pore required for flagellar assembly.): protein MKRLARWGLVLAGLLAPGLVLAQIGGLNAVTVTTAPDGGQVYSVTLQILIIMTLMTLLPSALIMMTSFTRIIIVLGILRQGLGTTQTPSNQILLGLALFLTLFVMSPIFQEIYDTAIQPYMEEQLGTEEALAKAVKPLRTFMLAQTRESDLALFAGIRGIDGFESPDDIPLTLLIPSFVISELKTAFQIGFLILIPFLIIDLVVASVLMSMGMMMLSPLIISLPFKLMLFVLVDGWSLLLGTLARSFYT, encoded by the coding sequence ATGAAACGGCTCGCGCGCTGGGGACTGGTGCTGGCCGGACTGCTCGCGCCGGGCCTCGTCCTGGCCCAGATCGGCGGGCTGAACGCCGTGACCGTCACGACCGCGCCCGACGGCGGTCAGGTCTACTCGGTTACGCTCCAGATCCTGATCATCATGACGCTGATGACGCTGCTGCCGTCGGCGCTGATCATGATGACTTCATTCACGCGCATCATCATCGTGCTGGGCATCCTGCGTCAGGGGTTGGGGACGACCCAGACGCCCTCCAACCAGATCCTGCTGGGTCTGGCGTTGTTTCTGACCCTGTTCGTGATGTCGCCGATCTTCCAGGAGATCTACGACACCGCCATCCAGCCCTACATGGAAGAGCAGCTCGGCACCGAGGAGGCGCTCGCCAAGGCCGTCAAGCCGCTGCGCACCTTCATGCTGGCCCAGACACGCGAATCGGATCTGGCGCTCTTCGCCGGCATCCGGGGCATCGACGGCTTTGAGTCGCCGGACGACATTCCGCTGACGCTGCTGATTCCGTCCTTCGTCATCAGCGAGCTGAAGACGGCCTTCCAGATCGGGTTCCTGATCCTGATCCCCTTTCTCATCATCGATCTGGTGGTCGCCAGCGTGCTGATGTCCATGGGTATGATGATGCTCTCGCCCCTGATCATCTCGTTGCCGTTCAAGCTGATGCTGTTCGTGCTGGTCGATGGCTGGTCGCTGCTGCTCGGAACCCTGGCGCGCAGTTTCTATACGTGA
- the fliO gene encoding flagellar biosynthetic protein FliO: MSPRAQPGAAIAGVTGLLAPGLVWAESQTPAVAPATGYLSQLVGGLVLVLLAIVVLAWFLRRVPGVATPGLGAIRLLAVRSIGVRERLMLVQVGSEQILIAVTGTGVTHLHTLAQPIEPPADEPWSGDFASLLERFKRGGKPG; this comes from the coding sequence ATGTCTCCACGCGCGCAACCAGGGGCAGCGATCGCTGGGGTGACGGGGTTGCTTGCGCCCGGTCTGGTGTGGGCCGAGTCTCAGACGCCGGCCGTCGCGCCGGCGACCGGCTATCTGAGCCAGCTGGTCGGCGGACTGGTGCTGGTGCTCCTGGCCATCGTGGTGCTGGCCTGGTTCCTGCGCCGGGTGCCGGGCGTGGCGACTCCCGGACTGGGTGCCATCCGCCTCCTGGCGGTGCGCTCGATCGGCGTGCGCGAGCGGCTGATGCTGGTCCAGGTCGGCTCCGAGCAGATCCTGATCGCCGTGACAGGGACGGGGGTGACGCATCTGCATACGCTCGCCCAGCCCATCGAGCCGCCGGCGGACGAACCCTGGAGCGGGGATTTCGCCAGTCTGCTCGAACGCTTCAAGCGCGGCGGAAAGCCCGGATGA
- the fliN gene encoding flagellar motor switch protein FliN gives MSNDNDTNPAEIDPDEAIADAWAAALEEQKENKPAGETHSGMEGVRRMNPEDFSGFKPEPTSDVNLNMVLDVPVTISMEIGRTRIPIRNLLQLNQGSVVELDRLAGEPLDVLVNGTLIAHGEVVVVNEKFGIRLTDVISPSERVRKLR, from the coding sequence ATGAGCAACGACAACGACACGAATCCTGCCGAGATCGACCCGGACGAGGCCATCGCCGATGCCTGGGCCGCCGCGCTCGAGGAGCAGAAAGAGAACAAGCCGGCGGGGGAGACACACTCCGGCATGGAGGGCGTCCGCCGCATGAACCCGGAGGATTTCAGCGGTTTCAAACCGGAACCGACCTCCGATGTCAATCTCAACATGGTGCTGGATGTGCCTGTGACCATCTCCATGGAGATCGGGCGCACCCGGATTCCGATCCGCAATCTGCTGCAACTCAACCAGGGTTCCGTGGTCGAGCTCGATCGTCTGGCCGGCGAGCCGCTCGACGTGCTGGTCAACGGCACCCTGATCGCCCATGGCGAGGTGGTGGTGGTCAACGAGAAGTTCGGCATTCGTCTGACCGATGTCATCAGCCCGAGCGAGCGGGTGCGCAAGCTGAGGTGA
- the fliM gene encoding flagellar motor switch protein FliM — translation MAQQSDILSQDEIDALLHGVDSGDVDTDSNPFPTDGQARPYDFATQDRIVRGRMPTLDMINERFARYLRVHLFNLLRRSSEISVIGARVTKFSEYLHSLYVPTSLNLVRVYPLHGTALFVFDPKLVFGLVDNFFGGDGRYYSRIEGRDFTPMEMRVIKNLLDASFSDMQKAWEPVMHLDFEFINAEVNPQFANIVSPTEIVVINDFHIELEGGGGNMHVTFPYSMIEPIREVLDTGLQSDRSGVDQRWQRALEEEIPLAKVEISSVLTEVTLTVEQLLEVKPGDIIPVDLPETIVLNVEDIPLFRGKFGVSNGINAIKIMEHIKH, via the coding sequence ATGGCGCAGCAATCCGACATCCTCAGCCAAGACGAGATCGACGCCCTGCTACATGGCGTCGATAGCGGCGACGTCGATACCGACTCCAATCCCTTTCCCACGGATGGTCAGGCGCGTCCCTATGACTTCGCGACCCAGGACCGCATCGTTCGCGGCCGGATGCCGACGCTCGACATGATCAACGAGCGTTTCGCACGCTATCTGCGCGTGCATCTGTTCAATCTGCTGCGCCGCTCATCCGAGATCTCGGTCATCGGTGCGCGTGTCACCAAGTTCTCGGAGTATCTGCATTCGCTCTATGTGCCGACCAGTCTGAATCTGGTGCGCGTCTATCCGCTGCACGGCACGGCGCTGTTCGTCTTCGATCCCAAGCTGGTCTTCGGGCTGGTCGACAACTTCTTTGGCGGTGACGGGCGCTATTATTCGCGCATCGAGGGGCGCGACTTCACGCCCATGGAGATGCGGGTCATCAAGAACCTGCTCGATGCCTCCTTCAGCGACATGCAGAAGGCCTGGGAGCCGGTGATGCATCTGGATTTCGAATTCATCAATGCCGAGGTCAATCCGCAGTTCGCCAACATCGTCAGCCCGACCGAGATCGTGGTCATCAACGACTTCCACATCGAGCTGGAAGGCGGCGGCGGCAACATGCACGTCACCTTCCCCTATTCGATGATCGAGCCGATCCGCGAGGTGTTGGACACGGGGCTGCAATCCGACCGCAGCGGCGTCGATCAGCGCTGGCAGCGGGCGCTGGAGGAGGAGATCCCGCTGGCGAAGGTCGAGATCAGTTCGGTGCTGACCGAGGTGACGCTGACGGTCGAGCAGTTGCTCGAGGTCAAGCCCGGCGACATCATTCCAGTCGACCTGCCCGAGACCATCGTCCTCAACGTCGAGGACATCCCGCTCTTTCGTGGTAAGTTCGGGGTCTCCAACGGCATCAACGCCATCAAGATCATGGAGCATATCAAGCATTGA
- a CDS encoding flagellar basal body-associated FliL family protein translates to MPPEFAPLVYHKLDGLTVNLSPGAPVRFLRVTLTITTPNQAVITAVDKHMPMLRNDILSLLAAQEYAALNTPEGKDTLRESLRQTLVRLLVRASEPSDIRDVLFNELIMQ, encoded by the coding sequence GTGCCGCCCGAGTTTGCACCGCTCGTCTATCACAAGCTCGATGGCTTGACCGTCAACCTCTCGCCAGGGGCGCCAGTGCGTTTCCTGCGCGTCACGCTGACCATCACCACGCCGAACCAGGCCGTGATCACGGCCGTGGACAAGCACATGCCCATGCTGCGCAACGACATCCTGTCGCTGCTGGCCGCTCAGGAATACGCCGCGCTCAACACGCCCGAGGGCAAGGACACGTTACGCGAATCCTTGCGCCAGACCCTGGTGCGGCTGCTGGTCCGTGCTAGCGAACCATCGGATATTCGTGACGTGCTCTTCAACGAACTGATCATGCAGTAG
- a CDS encoding flagellar hook-length control protein FliK, whose translation MMQTTTVPTGLSALLSQILGGLDESGVQLLGGADGTGTLGQADVGEFVQSLAGQLKLLMVERGADPVEVAAIADETLVAEFFALVQGQMESSSGGLSVTTGLGELMRGFEVSAVPGEEDRVSAETSPGDAPAQESEAPVWLAALPTVILERLTEAGRILPTPTLASASASALAAPSDSEPVDLETLTRALLRQVTPSANQDAGVPVEPANLPESSPTDLETLTRALLRQVTPSATQDAGVPAELANLPESSPTDLETLTRTLLRQVTPSANRDRDAEQPAVPDTLNPTESASILPAWLARQLNSDDVQTWLNTAVSVSLFSNAASDSASPSIGEKLRGLATNGEQTIKSTSDLETVLESTELNDVTPMGAPRTPTAMADTATTGTRLQTLDLNRLLQPGGEQRLAEQVRWSVDQGLDTAEIKLHPPSLGALDVRLVQEGDKTHVQFVSAHPIAREVLEAAVPRLREALAQDGVLLGNVSVSDQAPSDRGETGRERGQSAGTGDHEAEDDEDRIESIGTLSVLSRRLDVFT comes from the coding sequence ATGATGCAGACGACTACCGTGCCGACCGGGCTTTCGGCCCTGCTGTCGCAAATTCTGGGTGGCCTTGATGAGAGCGGGGTTCAGCTCTTGGGTGGGGCGGACGGGACTGGAACCCTCGGTCAGGCCGATGTCGGCGAGTTCGTCCAATCGCTGGCCGGACAGCTCAAATTGCTCATGGTCGAGCGTGGAGCCGATCCGGTCGAGGTCGCGGCCATCGCGGATGAGACCCTGGTAGCCGAGTTTTTCGCGCTCGTTCAGGGACAGATGGAATCGTCGTCCGGCGGACTGTCTGTCACAACCGGTCTTGGCGAACTGATGCGCGGATTCGAGGTATCGGCCGTACCCGGGGAAGAGGACCGGGTTTCCGCCGAGACATCGCCTGGTGATGCACCGGCGCAGGAGTCGGAAGCCCCTGTCTGGCTCGCCGCGCTACCAACCGTAATTCTGGAGCGACTGACCGAAGCAGGCCGAATTCTGCCGACTCCGACTCTGGCATCGGCATCGGCATCGGCGCTGGCCGCCCCATCAGACTCAGAGCCTGTCGATTTGGAAACGCTGACACGCGCACTCTTGCGTCAGGTCACGCCATCCGCTAATCAGGATGCGGGCGTCCCGGTTGAGCCGGCCAACCTGCCGGAATCGTCGCCCACCGACCTGGAGACGCTGACACGCGCACTCTTGCGTCAGGTCACGCCATCCGCTACTCAGGATGCGGGCGTCCCGGCTGAACTGGCCAACCTGCCGGAATCGTCGCCCACCGACCTGGAGACGCTGACGCGCACGCTCTTGCGTCAGGTCACACCATCCGCTAATCGGGATCGGGACGCTGAGCAGCCTGCGGTGCCCGATACCCTGAACCCAACCGAGTCGGCCTCGATCCTGCCCGCGTGGCTCGCCCGTCAACTGAACAGTGATGATGTTCAAACCTGGCTGAATACCGCCGTATCCGTCAGCCTGTTTTCAAACGCAGCCAGCGATTCCGCCTCCCCGTCCATAGGCGAAAAATTACGGGGTTTGGCGACGAACGGCGAGCAAACGATCAAATCGACATCGGATCTGGAGACCGTGCTGGAATCCACGGAATTGAACGACGTCACCCCGATGGGTGCGCCCCGGACGCCGACGGCCATGGCCGACACGGCGACGACCGGCACGCGTTTGCAAACCCTGGATCTCAACCGCCTGCTCCAGCCCGGCGGCGAACAGCGTCTGGCCGAGCAGGTGCGCTGGTCGGTCGATCAGGGACTCGACACGGCCGAGATCAAGCTGCATCCACCCAGTCTGGGTGCCCTGGACGTACGCCTTGTCCAGGAGGGTGACAAGACCCATGTACAGTTCGTCTCCGCACATCCCATCGCGCGCGAGGTGCTGGAGGCGGCGGTTCCCAGGTTGCGCGAGGCGCTCGCTCAAGATGGCGTCCTGCTGGGCAATGTCTCCGTTTCGGATCAAGCCCCCAGCGATCGCGGCGAGACCGGGCGGGAACGCGGCCAGTCGGCCGGAACGGGCGATCACGAGGCCGAGGACGACGAGGACCGGATCGAGTCCATCGGCACGCTCTCCGTACTGTCGCGCCGGCTCGACGTCTTCACCTGA
- the fliJ gene encoding flagellar export protein FliJ has translation MSVKRFQRLLKIREAQESEAAVALAGRLAELNRVEQQRALLVEYQASYLNAPVPNDVHLMKQLSLMHHQLREALQQQDLRVAAAQSQVDQARAAWMDRHQASRSLEKLIERRRRFDSIADGRRQQRELDMWATRKAFDSDRDAGFAASGEE, from the coding sequence ATGAGCGTCAAACGTTTCCAGCGTCTGTTGAAGATCCGTGAGGCCCAGGAGAGCGAGGCGGCCGTGGCGCTCGCCGGGCGTCTGGCCGAACTCAACCGGGTCGAGCAGCAGCGCGCCCTGCTCGTCGAGTACCAGGCGAGCTATCTCAATGCGCCGGTTCCGAACGACGTGCATCTGATGAAACAGCTTTCGCTCATGCACCACCAGTTGCGCGAGGCGCTGCAACAGCAGGATCTGCGCGTGGCGGCTGCTCAGAGCCAGGTCGACCAGGCGCGCGCGGCCTGGATGGATCGCCATCAGGCCAGCCGCTCGCTCGAAAAGCTCATCGAGCGTCGCCGCCGGTTCGACTCCATCGCCGATGGGCGCCGACAGCAGCGCGAACTCGACATGTGGGCCACGCGCAAGGCCTTCGATTCCGATCGAGACGCCGGCTTCGCGGCGTCCGGCGAGGAGTGA